A DNA window from Vigna angularis cultivar LongXiaoDou No.4 chromosome 1, ASM1680809v1, whole genome shotgun sequence contains the following coding sequences:
- the LOC108334264 gene encoding uncharacterized protein LOC108334264 isoform X2 — MDFQVVVLGGGVSKKLLPLVSQELPNALLPVANRPVISYVLEYLELSNLKDLIVVIEGEEAALRVGAWISGAYADRLHVEVAAVPEDVGTAGAIRAISHHLTAKDILVVSGDLVTDVPLGAVAATHRRHDAVVTAMLCSAPVSGPSESVSSGGKDKTKKPGRYDLIGLDPTKQFLVHIATGAEVEKDLRIQKSILPAVGQIEIRADLMDAHLYAFKRSVLQEVLDQKSAFHSLKHDVLPYLVRSQLVIGEASHLSGYSFSAQNNIIHPSAELGAKTTVGPHCMLGEGSQMGDKCSVKRSVIGRHCRIGANVKVVNSVVMNHVSIGDCCSIQGSVICSNVQLQERAVVKDCQVGAGYVVTAGSECKGEVLAKK; from the exons ATGGATTTTCAAGTGGTGGTTCTCGGCGGTGGCGTCTCCAAGAAGCTCCTCCCCCTCGTTTCTCAG GAGCTTCCGAACGCGTTGCTTCCGGTGGCGAATCGCCCCGTTATCTCTTACGTTCTCGAGTACTTGGAGCTTAGCAACCTCAAGGATCTCATTGTG GTGATTGAAGGCGAAGAAGCGGCACTTCGTGTTGGGGCTTGGATTTCAGGGGCTTATGCTGATCGCCTCCATGTTGAG GTTGCTGCAGTTCCTGAGGATGTGGGTACAGCAGGTGCAATTCGGGCTATTTCTCATCACCTAACTGCTAAAGACATTTTG GTTGTCAGTGGTGATCTTGTTACGGATGTGCCACTTGGTGCTGTTGCAGCTACTCATAGACGACATGATGCAGTTGTTACTGCTATGCTCTGCTCTGCTCCTGTGAGTGGACCTTCAGAGTCAGTATCTTCTGGTGGGAAAGACAAAACCAAGAAACCTGGCCGCTATGATTTGATAGGGCTGGATCCCACAAAGCAGTTTTTAGTTCACATAGCAACTG GAGCAGAAGTTGAGAAGGATCTTCGAATTCAGAAGAGCATACTCCCTGCAGTTGGCCag ATAGAAATAAGAGCTGATCTGATGGATGCCCACTTGTATGCGTTCAAAAG ATCAGTTCTACAAGAAGTTCTAGATCAGAAAAGTGCATTTCATAGCTTAAAGCATGATGTATTGCCATATCTAGTCCGGAGCCAACTG GTAATAGGAGAGGCTAGCCATTTATCAGGTTATTCTTTCTCTGCCCAAAACAACATTATCCATCCTTCTGCAGAGCTTGGGGCAAAAACAACT GTTGGACCACATTGTATGTTGGGGGAAGGTTCACAAATGGGTGACAAATGCAGTGTGAAACGGTCTGTCATTGGCCGTCATTGTCGGATAGGTGCCAATGTTAAG GTTGTTAATTCAGTAGTTATGAATCATGTTTCTATTGGAGACTGTTGTTCAATCCAAGGTTCTGTTATCTGTAGCAATGTACAGCTCCAAGAACGTGCAGTAGTAAAAGATTGTCAA GTTGGAGCAGGTTATGTGGTCACTGCTGGTAGTGAGTGCAAGGGAGAGGTCTTAGCTAAGAAATGA
- the LOC108334264 gene encoding uncharacterized protein LOC108334264 isoform X1 produces MDFQVVVLGGGVSKKLLPLVSQELPNALLPVANRPVISYVLEYLELSNLKDLIVVIEGEEAALRVGAWISGAYADRLHVEVAAVPEDVGTAGAIRAISHHLTAKDILVVSGDLVTDVPLGAVAATHRRHDAVVTAMLCSAPVSGPSESVSSGGKDKTKKPGRYDLIGLDPTKQFLVHIATGAEVEKDLRIQKSILPAVGQIEIRADLMDAHLYAFKRSVLQEVLDQKSAFHSLKHDVLPYLVRSQLKSEVLFNGMPQVEENGTEKVISQSNQQMLSQILANASEPTFHLRHALGSYSSTSDRKTHKCCVYIAGSSKYCARLNSIQAYNDINRDVIGEASHLSGYSFSAQNNIIHPSAELGAKTTVGPHCMLGEGSQMGDKCSVKRSVIGRHCRIGANVKVVNSVVMNHVSIGDCCSIQGSVICSNVQLQERAVVKDCQVGAGYVVTAGSECKGEVLAKK; encoded by the exons ATGGATTTTCAAGTGGTGGTTCTCGGCGGTGGCGTCTCCAAGAAGCTCCTCCCCCTCGTTTCTCAG GAGCTTCCGAACGCGTTGCTTCCGGTGGCGAATCGCCCCGTTATCTCTTACGTTCTCGAGTACTTGGAGCTTAGCAACCTCAAGGATCTCATTGTG GTGATTGAAGGCGAAGAAGCGGCACTTCGTGTTGGGGCTTGGATTTCAGGGGCTTATGCTGATCGCCTCCATGTTGAG GTTGCTGCAGTTCCTGAGGATGTGGGTACAGCAGGTGCAATTCGGGCTATTTCTCATCACCTAACTGCTAAAGACATTTTG GTTGTCAGTGGTGATCTTGTTACGGATGTGCCACTTGGTGCTGTTGCAGCTACTCATAGACGACATGATGCAGTTGTTACTGCTATGCTCTGCTCTGCTCCTGTGAGTGGACCTTCAGAGTCAGTATCTTCTGGTGGGAAAGACAAAACCAAGAAACCTGGCCGCTATGATTTGATAGGGCTGGATCCCACAAAGCAGTTTTTAGTTCACATAGCAACTG GAGCAGAAGTTGAGAAGGATCTTCGAATTCAGAAGAGCATACTCCCTGCAGTTGGCCag ATAGAAATAAGAGCTGATCTGATGGATGCCCACTTGTATGCGTTCAAAAG ATCAGTTCTACAAGAAGTTCTAGATCAGAAAAGTGCATTTCATAGCTTAAAGCATGATGTATTGCCATATCTAGTCCGGAGCCAACTG AAATCAGAAGTATTATTTAATGGTATGCCACAAGTGGAAGAAAATGGAACTGAAAAGGTTATATCTCAGAGCAATCAACAAATGCTATCTCAAATACTTGCTAATGCATCTGAACCAACCTTTCATCTACGGCATGCACTGGGTTCTTATAGTTCTACTTCTGATCGAAAAACCCACAAATGCTGTGTGTATATTGCTGGAAGCAGCAAGTACTGTGCTCGTTTAAATTCTATACAAGCATACAATGACATAAACCGAGAT GTAATAGGAGAGGCTAGCCATTTATCAGGTTATTCTTTCTCTGCCCAAAACAACATTATCCATCCTTCTGCAGAGCTTGGGGCAAAAACAACT GTTGGACCACATTGTATGTTGGGGGAAGGTTCACAAATGGGTGACAAATGCAGTGTGAAACGGTCTGTCATTGGCCGTCATTGTCGGATAGGTGCCAATGTTAAG GTTGTTAATTCAGTAGTTATGAATCATGTTTCTATTGGAGACTGTTGTTCAATCCAAGGTTCTGTTATCTGTAGCAATGTACAGCTCCAAGAACGTGCAGTAGTAAAAGATTGTCAA GTTGGAGCAGGTTATGTGGTCACTGCTGGTAGTGAGTGCAAGGGAGAGGTCTTAGCTAAGAAATGA
- the LOC108324025 gene encoding pentatricopeptide repeat-containing protein At5g44230 has translation MAMQRVLESEVVRIVEKCRTLNHAKQVHAHIYNNNLHQCSYVITKLLRLVTSFTHVPLHSYPRLIFAQVHTPNPFLWTALIRAYAVRGPLSQALSLFCSMRERRITPLSFTFVALFSASGAARHIGLGAQLHTQTLLVGGFDSDMYVHNAMIDMYVKCGFTLYARKVFDEMPERDVVSWTGLIVAYARRGDMKAAQDLFDGLPMKDMVAWTAMVTGYAQNALPENAVEVFRRLVDEGVEIDEVTLVGVISACAQLGASIYAKWIRNIAENSGFGDGSSVLVGSALIDMYSKCGNVKEAYNIFKGMRVRNVFSYSSMIVGFAIHGQVHAAIKLFYDMLETDVKPNCVTFVGVLTACSHAGLVDLGQQLFATMEKYYGVAPTPQLYACMADLLGRAGYLEKVIRLVETMSMKPDGAVWGALLGASYVHGNPDVAEIAFKHLFELEPANMGNYLLLSNTYASVGRWDDVSRVRKWIREKNLKKDPGWSWVEAKNGMIHKFAAGDVKHPQINEIKKELNELLERLKGIGYQPNLSSVLYDVNDNEKRMLLMSHSEKLALAFGLLSTDAGSTIKIMKNLRICKDCHIVMCGVSRLTGRKIVVRDNTRFHHFFNGACSCRNFW, from the coding sequence ATGGCAATGCAAAGGGTTTTGGAGTCAGAAGTGGTGAGAATTGTGGAGAAATGCAGAACTCTTAATCATGCGAAACAAGTTCACGCCCATATTTACAACAACAACCTCCACCAATGTTCCTACGTAATCACCAAGCTCTTACGCCTCGTCACCTCGTTCACCCATGTGCCGCTCCACTCCTACCCTCGCCTTATCTTCGCACAGGTCCACACCCCAAACCCCTTTCTCTGGACCGCTCTCATTCGCGCCTACGCCGTCCGAGGACCCCTCTCCCAAGCCCTTAGCCTCTTCTGTTCCATGCGCGAACGACGCATCACTCCCCTCTCGTTTACCTTCGTCGCTCTCTTTTCCGCTTCCGGTGCCGCTCGCCACATAGGTTTGGGAGCGCAGCTCCACACCCAGACACTTTTGGTTGGTGGGTTCGATTCTGATATGTACGTCCACAACGCCATGATTGACATGTATGTGAAATGTGGGTTTACGCTATACGCGCGCAAGGTGTTCGATGAAATGCCTGAACGGGATGTCGTTTCTTGGACCGGACTAATTGTTGCTTACGCGAGGAGGGGCGATATGAAGGCGGCGCAGGACTTGTTTGATGGGTTGCCTATGAAGGATATGGTTGCTTGGACTGCGATGGTTACTGGGTATGCGCAGAATGCCTTACCTGAAAATGCGGTGGAGGTTTTCCGGCGGTTGGTAGATGAGGGTGTCGAAATTGATGAAGTTACCTTGGTTGGTGTAATATCTGCTTGTGCTCAATTGGGTGCGTCTATTTATGCTAAGTGGATAAGGAACATTGCTGAGAATTCTGGATTTGGAGATGGAAGTAGTGTCCTTGTGGGGTCAGCCTTGATAGACATGTACTCAAAATGTGGTAATGTGAAGGAGGCATATAATATCTTTAAAGGAATGAGGGTGAGAAATGTGTTTTCTTACAGTTCTATGATTGTGGGGTTTGCTATACATGGTCAAGTTCATGCAGCGATTAAGTTGTTTTATGATATGTTGGAGACTGATGTGAAACCAAACTGTGTTACTTTTGTAGGGGTGCTTACTGCGTGCAGTCATGCTGGCTTGGTAGACCTAGGACAGCAGCTCTTTGCTACTATGGAAAAGTATTATGGTGTTGCTCCAACCCCACAGCTTTATGCTTGCATGGCGGATCTTCTTGGTCGAGCTGGATACTTGGAAAAGGTAATACGGCTTGTTGAGACAATGTCTATGAAGCCTGATGGAGCTGTGTGGGGGGCGCTTCTTGGAGCATCATACGTTCATGGGAATCCTGATGTTGCGGAAATTGCTTTCAAGCATTTATTTGAGCTTGAACCTGCTAACATGGGGAATTATTTGTTGCTTTCTAATACCTATGCATCTGTTGGAAGATGGGATGATGTGTCTAGGGTCAGGAAATGGATCAGagagaaaaatttgaaaaaagatcCAGGATGGAGCTGGGTTGAAGCAAAAAATGGAATGATTCACAAGTTCGCTGCTGGTGACGTGAAACATCCACAGATTAACGAGATAAAGAAGGAATTAAATGAACTTTTGGAACGACTAAAGGGTATTGGATATCAGCCAAACCTAAGTTCGGTGCTGTATGATGTTAATGATAATGAAAAAAGGATGTTACTAATGTCTCACAGCGAAAAACTAGCGTTGGCATTTGGATTGCTGAGTACTGATGCCGGTTCCACCATAAAAATTATGAAGAACCTTAGGATATGTAAGGATTGTCATATTGTAATGTGTGGAGTATCAAGACTTACTGGAAGAAAAATTGTTGTGAGGGATAACACGAGATTCCACCACTTCTTTAATGGGGCCTGCTCTTGTAGAAATTTTTGGTGA
- the LOC108322217 gene encoding probable CoA ligase CCL12 isoform X1, whose amino-acid sequence MVKSVRELEVEDLLNAGLTVAEANQLYRLLRDILSQCLSDTDNDNQPSLIWRHLVTRKLLKPSFPHSLHHLLYHSVYHSAFHTQHASLPLYWFPSLDNSKRTNLGRFMETHAPQLLGPSYKDPISSYRLFHNFSVQHPQLYWSLLLKELSLSFVEPPKSILDTSDPSRHGGTWLPGSVLNIADCCLQPSSHPYKPDDSLAIVWRDEAFHDSEVNRITLKQLRQQVMLVANAIGASFSKGDAIAIDMQMTVNAVIIYLAIVLAGCVVVSIADSFAPKEIATRLRVSKAKGIFTQDFISRGGRKFPLYSRVIEAAACKVIVLPVIGDDLGVQLRECDVSWKDFLSSSRQHPRSHHYSPFNQSIDAVTNILFSSGTTGEPKAIPWTQLSPIRSAADGWAFIDIQPGDVYCWPTNLGWVMGPTLIYSCFLSGATLALYHGSPLDHGFGKFVQEAGVTILGTVPSLVKTWKNTQCMEGLDWTKIKTFCSTGETSNVDDDLWLSSRSYYKPIIECCGGTELASSYIMGSTLQPQAFGTFSTASMTTDLVILDENGVPYPEDVACVGEVGLFPIYMGATDRLLNADNDEVYFKGMPMYKGKVLRRHGDIIKRTAGGYLVVQGRADDTMNLGGIKTSSVEIERVCDGADECILETAAISVAPAHGGPEQLIIFVVLKKGYNSDAETLKRKFAKAIQSNLNPLFKVSLVKIVPDFPRTASNKLLRRVLRDQAKRELSIQSRL is encoded by the exons ATGGTGAAGAGTGTGAGGGAATTGGAAGTGGAAGACTTGCTGAATGCAGGGTTGACAGTAGCAGAAGCCAATCAACTCTACCGTCTTTTGAGGGATATTCTGTCTCAGTGTCTCTCCGACACCGACAACGACAACCAACCCTCACTCATATGGCGCCACCTTGTCACTCGAAAACTGCTGAAACCATCCTTTCCACACTCATTGCATCATCTTCTCTATCACTCTGTTTATCACTCTGCCTTCCACACTCAACATGCTTCCCTCCCACTCTATTGGTTTCCTTCCCT gGACAACTCCAAACGCACCAACCTTGGCCGTTTCATGGAAACTCACGCCCCTCAACTTTTAGGACCTTCCTACAAAGACCCTATTTCCAGTTATCGCCTCTTTCACAACTTTTCTGTTCAACACCCTCAG CTCTACTGGTCCCTTCTTCTCAAGGAGCTTTCTCTCTCCTTTGTTGAACCTCCCAAGTCTATTTTAGATACTTCTGACCCTTCTAGACATGGAGGCACCTGGCTTCCCGGTTCTGTCCTCAACATCGCTGATTGCTGCCTGCAACCCAGTTCTCATCCCTACAAACCAGATGATAGTTTAGCCATCGTTTGGAGAGATGAAGCTTTTCATGATTCCGAGGTTAACCGTATCACGCTTAAACAGCTCCGACAACAAGTAAT GTTGGTAGCGAATGCAATAGGTGCCTCATTCTCGAAAGGAGATGCAATCGCCATTGACATGCAAATGACAGTCAATGCCGTGATTATATATCTGGCCATTGTTTTAGCAGGATGTGTTGTGGTATCAATAGCTGATAGTTTTGCACCAAAAGAAATTGCAACTCGCCTGCGTGTTTCTAAAGCTAAGGGTATTTTCACTCAG GATTTCATATCTAGAGGTGGCAGGAAGTTCCCTTTGTACAG TCGAGTCATTGAGGCAGCTGCGTGTAAAGTTATCGTGCTTCCTGTGATAGGTGATGATCTAGGTGTGCAATTAAGAGAATGCGATGTATCATGGAAGGATTTTCTTTCTTCTAGCAGACAGCATCCCAG GTCACATCACTACTCTCCATTCAACCAATCAATTGATGCTGTCACTAACATACTTTTTTCATCTGGAACCACAG ggGAGCCGAAAGCAATTCCTTGGACTCAACTTTCACCCATAAGAAGTGCTGCAGATGGATGGGCTTTTATTGATATTCAACCTGGAGATGTCTATTGCTGGCCTACAAATTTAGGATGGGTGATGGGCCCAACTCTTATATATTCATGTTTTCTATCAGGTGCAACTCTTGCTCTGTACCATGGATCTCCTCTAGACCATGGTTTTGGAAAGTTCGTTCAG GAAGCAGGTGTTACTATTTTGGGAACGGTTCCAAGCTTGGTAAAGACATGGAAGAATACACAATGCATGGAGGGCTTGGATTGGACAAAGATAAA AACATTTTGTTCAACTGGAGAAACTTCGAATGTTGATGATGACCTCTGGCTTTCTTCGAGGTCTTATTACAAACCAATCATTGAATGTTGTGGAGGCACTGAGCTTGCATCTTCTTACATCATGGGAAGTACACTGCAGCCCCAAGCTTTTGGAACATTTAGTACAGCATCAATGACAACTGATTTGGTTATCCTTGACGAAAATGGAGTTCCTTAT CCAGAGGACGTTGCTTGTGTTGGTGAAGTGGGCTTGTTTCCGATATATATGGGAGCAACTGATAGATTGCTTAATGCTGATAATGATGAGGTTTACTTCAAGGGAATGCCAATGTACAAAGGAAAG GTTCTTAGAAGACATGGAGATATAATCAAAAGAACTGCCGGAGGCTATTTAGTAGTACAAGGGAGGGCTGATGACACAATGAATCTTGGTGGAATAAAG ACAAGTTCTGTGGAAATTGAGCGTGTCTGTGATGGGGCTGATGAATGCATTTTGGAGACAGCTGCAATCAGTGTTGCACCTGCACATGGAGGTCCAGAACAGCttattatatttgtagtttTAAAGAAAGGATACAATTCAGATGCAGAAACTCTAAAAAGGAAATTCGCTAAAGCCATTCAAAGCAACCTTAATCCCTTGTTTAAG GTGAGCCTTGTTAAAATTGTTCCGGACTTTCCTCGAACAGCTTCCAACAAATTGCTAAGGAGAGTTTTGAGAGATCAGGCGAAACGCGAGCTTTCAATTCAGAGCAGACTTTAG
- the LOC108322217 gene encoding probable CoA ligase CCL12 isoform X2, which translates to MVKSVRELEVEDLLNAGLTVAEANQLYRLLRDILSQCLSDTDNDNQPSLIWRHLVTRKLLKPSFPHSLHHLLYHSVYHSAFHTQHASLPLYWFPSLDNSKRTNLGRFMETHAPQLLGPSYKDPISSYRLFHNFSVQHPQLYWSLLLKELSLSFVEPPKSILDTSDPSRHGGTWLPGSVLNIADCCLQPSSHPYKPDDSLAIVWRDEAFHDSEVNRITLKQLRQQVMLVANAIGASFSKGDAIAIDMQMTVNAVIIYLAIVLAGCVVVSIADSFAPKEIATRLRVSKAKGIFTQDFISRGGRKFPLYSRVIEAAACKVIVLPVIGDDLGVQLRECDVSWKDFLSSSRQHPRSHHYSPFNQSIDAVTNILFSSGTTGEPKAIPWTQLSPIRSAADGWAFIDIQPGDVYCWPTNLGWVMGPTLIYSCFLSGATLALYHGSPLDHGFGKFVQEAGVTILGTVPSLVKTWKNTQCMEGLDWTKIKTFCSTGETSNVDDDLWLSSRSYYKPIIECCGGTELASSYIMGSTLQPQAFGTFSTASMTTDLVILDENGVPYPEDVACVGEVGLFPIYMGATDRLLNADNDEVYFKGMPMYKGKVLRRHGDIIKRTAGGYLVVQGRADDTMNLGGIKEFSVLICRQVLWKLSVSVMGLMNAFWRQLQSVLHLHMEVQNSLLYL; encoded by the exons ATGGTGAAGAGTGTGAGGGAATTGGAAGTGGAAGACTTGCTGAATGCAGGGTTGACAGTAGCAGAAGCCAATCAACTCTACCGTCTTTTGAGGGATATTCTGTCTCAGTGTCTCTCCGACACCGACAACGACAACCAACCCTCACTCATATGGCGCCACCTTGTCACTCGAAAACTGCTGAAACCATCCTTTCCACACTCATTGCATCATCTTCTCTATCACTCTGTTTATCACTCTGCCTTCCACACTCAACATGCTTCCCTCCCACTCTATTGGTTTCCTTCCCT gGACAACTCCAAACGCACCAACCTTGGCCGTTTCATGGAAACTCACGCCCCTCAACTTTTAGGACCTTCCTACAAAGACCCTATTTCCAGTTATCGCCTCTTTCACAACTTTTCTGTTCAACACCCTCAG CTCTACTGGTCCCTTCTTCTCAAGGAGCTTTCTCTCTCCTTTGTTGAACCTCCCAAGTCTATTTTAGATACTTCTGACCCTTCTAGACATGGAGGCACCTGGCTTCCCGGTTCTGTCCTCAACATCGCTGATTGCTGCCTGCAACCCAGTTCTCATCCCTACAAACCAGATGATAGTTTAGCCATCGTTTGGAGAGATGAAGCTTTTCATGATTCCGAGGTTAACCGTATCACGCTTAAACAGCTCCGACAACAAGTAAT GTTGGTAGCGAATGCAATAGGTGCCTCATTCTCGAAAGGAGATGCAATCGCCATTGACATGCAAATGACAGTCAATGCCGTGATTATATATCTGGCCATTGTTTTAGCAGGATGTGTTGTGGTATCAATAGCTGATAGTTTTGCACCAAAAGAAATTGCAACTCGCCTGCGTGTTTCTAAAGCTAAGGGTATTTTCACTCAG GATTTCATATCTAGAGGTGGCAGGAAGTTCCCTTTGTACAG TCGAGTCATTGAGGCAGCTGCGTGTAAAGTTATCGTGCTTCCTGTGATAGGTGATGATCTAGGTGTGCAATTAAGAGAATGCGATGTATCATGGAAGGATTTTCTTTCTTCTAGCAGACAGCATCCCAG GTCACATCACTACTCTCCATTCAACCAATCAATTGATGCTGTCACTAACATACTTTTTTCATCTGGAACCACAG ggGAGCCGAAAGCAATTCCTTGGACTCAACTTTCACCCATAAGAAGTGCTGCAGATGGATGGGCTTTTATTGATATTCAACCTGGAGATGTCTATTGCTGGCCTACAAATTTAGGATGGGTGATGGGCCCAACTCTTATATATTCATGTTTTCTATCAGGTGCAACTCTTGCTCTGTACCATGGATCTCCTCTAGACCATGGTTTTGGAAAGTTCGTTCAG GAAGCAGGTGTTACTATTTTGGGAACGGTTCCAAGCTTGGTAAAGACATGGAAGAATACACAATGCATGGAGGGCTTGGATTGGACAAAGATAAA AACATTTTGTTCAACTGGAGAAACTTCGAATGTTGATGATGACCTCTGGCTTTCTTCGAGGTCTTATTACAAACCAATCATTGAATGTTGTGGAGGCACTGAGCTTGCATCTTCTTACATCATGGGAAGTACACTGCAGCCCCAAGCTTTTGGAACATTTAGTACAGCATCAATGACAACTGATTTGGTTATCCTTGACGAAAATGGAGTTCCTTAT CCAGAGGACGTTGCTTGTGTTGGTGAAGTGGGCTTGTTTCCGATATATATGGGAGCAACTGATAGATTGCTTAATGCTGATAATGATGAGGTTTACTTCAAGGGAATGCCAATGTACAAAGGAAAG GTTCTTAGAAGACATGGAGATATAATCAAAAGAACTGCCGGAGGCTATTTAGTAGTACAAGGGAGGGCTGATGACACAATGAATCTTGGTGGAATAAAG GAATTTTCTGTTCTGATATGCAGACAAGTTCTGTGGAAATTGAGCGTGTCTGTGATGGGGCTGATGAATGCATTTTGGAGACAGCTGCAATCAGTGTTGCACCTGCACATGGAGGTCCAGAACAGCttattatatttgtag